A single region of the Neisseriaceae bacterium genome encodes:
- a CDS encoding Re/Si-specific NAD(P)(+) transhydrogenase subunit alpha, with amino-acid sequence MKIGIPRESLTGEKRVAATPVTVGQLIDLGFEVLVEKKAGIEAGFSDTAYKEVGAKVSVNRTVWHSDIIYKVNAPTESEISNMKEGAILVSFIEPAQNSDLIQLLNSKKITVLAMDMTPRISRAQPMDALSSFANISGYRAVIEAANAFDRLFSGQITAAGKISPAKVLVVGAGVAGLASIATAGSLGAIVRAFDTRLEVAEQIESMGAEFLKLDFPQEEGGGTDGYAKVMSDEFIAAEMKLFKEQARDVDIIITTAAIPGRPSPKLITKEMVDSMKPGSVIVDLAAKGGGNCEYTVPGGKIITRNGVTVVGYTDMVNRLAGQSSQLYATNLVNLVKLACPEKNGVFNLDFDDVIIRHMTICDQGEVMYPPPPIQVSVAPKTEPTYVKVETDKQQAKVSVTRKLISLVGVFGAILWVGAYAPVEFLNHFMVFILACVVGYYVVWNVTYSLHTPLMSETNAISGIIIIGALVQIVNDSFWLNLLAFIGILLVSINIFGGFSVTNRMLNMFRKG; translated from the coding sequence ATGAAAATAGGGATACCTAGAGAGTCCTTGACAGGAGAAAAAAGAGTTGCAGCAACACCAGTAACCGTAGGCCAATTGATAGATCTTGGTTTTGAAGTGTTGGTCGAGAAAAAAGCAGGTATTGAGGCTGGATTTTCTGATACTGCCTATAAGGAAGTTGGTGCTAAAGTTTCGGTCAACAGAACGGTTTGGCATTCTGATATTATTTATAAGGTGAATGCACCTACGGAATCTGAAATATCTAATATGAAAGAGGGGGCAATATTAGTCAGTTTTATTGAACCTGCCCAAAATTCAGATTTAATTCAATTATTAAATAGTAAAAAGATTACTGTGTTGGCTATGGATATGACACCGCGTATTTCTCGTGCTCAGCCTATGGATGCACTTTCTTCTTTTGCTAATATCAGTGGTTACCGAGCAGTTATCGAGGCTGCTAATGCATTTGATCGTTTATTTTCAGGTCAAATCACGGCAGCAGGGAAAATATCACCCGCAAAAGTATTGGTTGTAGGTGCTGGAGTGGCAGGATTAGCATCAATTGCTACCGCGGGCTCCTTAGGTGCTATAGTGCGGGCATTTGATACCAGATTAGAGGTGGCTGAACAGATAGAATCAATGGGGGCAGAATTTTTGAAATTGGACTTTCCTCAAGAAGAAGGAGGAGGTACTGATGGTTATGCCAAAGTGATGTCAGATGAATTCATTGCAGCAGAAATGAAATTATTCAAAGAGCAAGCAAGAGATGTTGATATTATTATCACAACTGCTGCGATTCCAGGAAGGCCATCTCCTAAACTAATCACGAAAGAAATGGTAGACTCAATGAAGCCAGGTTCAGTAATTGTTGATTTAGCAGCAAAAGGTGGTGGTAATTGTGAATATACAGTTCCAGGAGGAAAAATTATTACACGCAATGGGGTCACCGTAGTTGGTTATACCGATATGGTCAATCGTTTAGCAGGACAATCCTCCCAATTATATGCGACGAATTTGGTCAATTTAGTTAAATTAGCCTGTCCTGAAAAAAATGGTGTATTTAATTTAGATTTTGACGACGTAATTATCCGCCATATGACGATTTGTGACCAGGGCGAAGTGATGTATCCGCCACCACCTATCCAAGTATCAGTAGCACCGAAGACTGAACCCACTTATGTCAAGGTTGAAACAGATAAGCAACAAGCAAAAGTTTCAGTAACACGGAAATTGATTTCATTAGTAGGCGTGTTTGGAGCAATATTATGGGTTGGTGCTTATGCCCCAGTAGAATTTTTAAATCATTTTATGGTATTTATTCTGGCATGTGTGGTTGGTTATTATGTGGTTTGGAATGTGACTTATTCATTGCATACTCCATTAATGTCTGAAACAAATGCAATTTCAGGGATTATTATTATAGGTGCTCTAGTTCAGATAGTGAATGATAGTTTCTGGTTAAATTTATTGGCATTTATAGGTATTTTGCTCGTAAGTATTAACATTTTTGGTGGCTTTTCGGTCACTAATCGTATGTTAAATATGTTTCGTAAAGGCTAG
- the pntB gene encoding Re/Si-specific NAD(P)(+) transhydrogenase subunit beta, producing MTQGLVIVTYIVAALCFIFSLVGLSKQETAKIGNYCGILGMIVALVATIASESMDWLVWILLAMLIGGSVGLYLAKKVEMTQMPELIAVLHSFVGLTAVFVGINSFSDSGTVDTNMHFIHMIEVFLGVFIGAVTFTGSIVAYAKLSGKIRSSPLVVPHKNLLTVLALVIFFLLMILFLQSESWLPLVTMLIIALLFGWYLVASIGGADMPVVISMLNSYSGWAAAAAGFMLGNDLLIVTGALVGSSGAILSYIMCKAMNRSFISVISGGFGTENISTGGDQVGEYREVNADEVVELLKNASSVIITPGYGMAVAQAQYPVTEMAKKLIDQGVDVRFGIHPVAGRLPGHMNVLLAEAKVSYDIVFEMDEINDDFADTDVVLVIGANDTVNPAAKIDPHSPIAGMPVLEVWHAKNVIIFKRSMSTGYAGVQNPLFFNENSAMYFGNAKDSVDEIVKRL from the coding sequence ATGACACAAGGATTGGTTATCGTGACGTATATTGTTGCAGCACTGTGCTTTATTTTTAGTTTAGTAGGTCTTTCGAAACAAGAAACAGCTAAAATAGGCAATTATTGTGGCATTTTGGGTATGATTGTTGCTTTAGTTGCAACCATTGCAAGTGAGAGCATGGACTGGTTGGTCTGGATTTTACTTGCAATGCTAATAGGTGGTTCTGTTGGTCTTTATTTGGCAAAGAAAGTAGAGATGACTCAGATGCCTGAGTTAATTGCTGTTTTACATAGTTTTGTTGGATTGACAGCAGTATTTGTTGGAATTAACAGTTTTAGTGATTCAGGTACTGTTGATACCAATATGCATTTTATTCATATGATTGAGGTATTTCTAGGTGTATTTATTGGGGCTGTGACTTTTACTGGTTCTATTGTTGCTTATGCGAAATTAAGTGGAAAAATAAGAAGTTCGCCATTAGTTGTGCCTCATAAGAACTTGTTGACTGTTTTAGCACTGGTTATCTTCTTTTTGTTGATGATTTTGTTTTTACAATCTGAATCTTGGCTACCTTTGGTTACAATGTTGATTATTGCACTATTATTTGGCTGGTATTTGGTTGCTTCTATTGGTGGTGCAGATATGCCAGTAGTTATTTCTATGTTGAATTCATATTCAGGATGGGCAGCAGCAGCAGCAGGATTTATGCTAGGAAATGATTTGTTAATTGTAACTGGTGCTTTGGTAGGTTCAAGTGGTGCTATTTTATCCTACATTATGTGTAAGGCCATGAATCGTTCATTTATTTCTGTAATTTCTGGTGGATTTGGGACTGAAAATATTTCTACTGGTGGTGATCAAGTGGGTGAATATAGAGAGGTGAATGCAGATGAGGTAGTAGAGTTACTAAAAAATGCTTCTAGTGTCATCATTACACCAGGATATGGTATGGCGGTTGCTCAGGCACAATATCCAGTAACTGAGATGGCTAAAAAATTGATTGACCAAGGCGTCGATGTACGTTTTGGTATCCATCCAGTTGCAGGAAGACTACCGGGACATATGAATGTACTATTAGCTGAAGCTAAAGTTTCGTATGACATCGTTTTTGAAATGGATGAAATTAATGATGATTTTGCTGATACAGATGTGGTGTTAGTGATTGGTGCTAATGATACAGTTAATCCAGCAGCAAAAATCGATCCACATAGTCCAATTGCAGGAATGCCTGTGTTGGAAGTTTGGCATGCTAAAAATGTAATTATCTTTAAACGTTCAATGAGTACTGGTTATGCAGGCGTGCAAAATCCACTATTTTTTAATGAAAATAGTGCTATGTATTTTGGTAATGCCAAAGATTCTGTGGATGAGATAGTAAAAAGACTATAA
- a CDS encoding mechanosensitive ion channel, translating into MSTDLLTNIQKVYTGFMNIPFYFTNDTHKILSSKQSLLELLLVSMLLLTILLIIKKTNNRSGILAKYSLNYLFIFSIIGLLSGISTSICITYFDYFPFWLYLLTAMSLWGIVSVLIIKLLAHVIPYKLSNYNKKIAIVLASLVFVLWFSGLGKSLMEFSQTIQISIGKISISIFTLIIGIFWSIIAFIVTLWLSRFAETRIMSIDNVDENFKLIISKLLKFLIIFISVTIILPIFGIDITTLTILGGAFAAGLGFSLRDIVSNYISGFIILFDQSIRIHDRIKVNNFTGYVTHISTRFVTLKSHDGTEALIPNQKIISDIVKNESMLAKELLQEFSLKLEHVNDIAGAIKIIQKNIRQHVNVNNQKKITVVLHQIDPIGIEIKSSYWINTLYPPAAETHSEILQQIYNDFQENDILLAKYSHYNV; encoded by the coding sequence ATGTCTACAGATCTATTGACCAATATACAAAAAGTTTATACAGGTTTTATGAACATTCCTTTCTACTTTACTAACGATACTCACAAAATTTTATCTTCAAAACAATCTTTACTTGAACTATTGTTGGTATCAATGTTGTTATTAACAATACTTCTAATAATCAAAAAAACCAATAATCGCTCAGGTATCCTTGCAAAATATTCTCTTAACTATTTATTTATTTTTTCTATCATTGGGTTACTAAGTGGCATAAGCACATCCATTTGTATCACTTATTTTGATTATTTTCCTTTTTGGTTATATCTTTTAACTGCAATGAGCTTGTGGGGCATAGTATCCGTTCTTATCATAAAATTATTAGCTCATGTTATCCCTTATAAACTTTCTAACTACAACAAAAAAATTGCTATTGTTTTGGCCTCACTTGTTTTTGTTTTATGGTTTTCTGGTTTAGGTAAATCACTTATGGAATTTAGCCAAACAATCCAAATTTCAATTGGTAAAATCTCCATTAGTATTTTCACTTTGATTATCGGAATATTTTGGTCCATTATCGCCTTTATTGTTACCCTATGGCTGAGTAGATTTGCTGAAACTAGGATTATGTCTATTGACAATGTAGATGAAAATTTTAAATTAATTATTTCTAAGCTTCTTAAGTTTTTGATTATTTTTATTTCTGTAACTATCATATTACCTATCTTTGGCATTGATATCACCACACTGACTATTTTGGGTGGTGCCTTTGCAGCAGGGTTAGGCTTTAGTTTACGCGATATTGTCAGTAATTACATTTCAGGATTTATCATCTTATTCGATCAGTCCATACGTATCCATGACAGAATTAAAGTAAATAATTTTACTGGATATGTAACACATATCTCTACACGTTTTGTCACCCTAAAATCACATGATGGAACAGAAGCGCTTATCCCCAATCAAAAAATTATCTCAGATATTGTTAAAAATGAAAGTATGCTGGCTAAAGAATTGTTACAAGAATTTTCTTTAAAACTAGAACATGTAAACGATATTGCAGGAGCAATTAAAATCATACAAAAAAATATTCGCCAACATGTTAATGTGAATAATCAAAAGAAAATCACTGTTGTTCTACACCAAATTGATCCTATTGGTATCGAAATAAAATCATCTTATTGGATTAATACACTTTACCCTCCTGCTGCAGAAACACATTCGGAAATCCTTCAACAAATATATAATGATTTTCAAGAAAATGATATCCTATTAGCAAAATATTCTCATTACAATGTCTAA
- a CDS encoding DUF805 domain-containing protein, with product MNGFQWFLTALNNSFKFSGRARRAEFAWFTLIATIISIPISLLSTGLPKILDLLINIIYLIPSTSVTTRRLHDLGYSGWLQTPFTLLGVYFIFAEPPEAMTNNEVYGYFLIILISLSFLLYLVFKDGQRKDNAYGKDPKGELEKINN from the coding sequence ATGAACGGTTTTCAATGGTTTCTTACTGCGTTAAATAATTCTTTCAAATTCAGCGGACGAGCAAGACGTGCCGAATTTGCTTGGTTCACACTGATTGCAACTATTATTTCGATACCCATTTCGTTGTTATCTACCGGATTACCAAAAATACTTGATCTACTTATCAATATAATCTACCTGATTCCAAGTACTTCAGTAACAACTAGACGGTTACATGACCTGGGGTATTCGGGTTGGCTACAAACCCCATTTACCTTACTGGGGGTATATTTCATTTTTGCAGAACCACCGGAGGCAATGACAAACAATGAAGTTTATGGATATTTTCTTATCATATTGATTTCTTTATCTTTTTTGCTGTATCTTGTATTCAAAGATGGGCAACGTAAAGATAATGCTTATGGCAAAGATCCAAAAGGTGAATTAGAAAAGATAAATAACTAG
- a CDS encoding DUF4743 domain-containing protein, with product MSKNYISKKQQDEILGFLQPQLNSPLPDYTNLFLNKHPLGLLSPKFKTLIIESISPTSVQKTQDGIHIETKDWLSMSDLLTKITWHWHEQKIYDNWRNELFDVRDEQDNNTLFLLERSAFRPLGLKSHAVHLNAWFIDDDDSIVHWIAKRSAHKAVSPNKLDNIACGGISAGESPYTSIVRESMEEAGIQANKLKYIFKSNSYFSFRKVHNGMHREYLHVYHLKTSKQLNPNNIDGEVSYFQKMTHSELINAILNGEFMLDSVISLLDLWLSLQCFEPHGKLGQWLKYLQI from the coding sequence ATGTCTAAAAATTATATTAGTAAGAAGCAACAAGATGAAATCCTAGGATTTTTACAACCCCAGTTGAACTCTCCTTTGCCTGACTATACAAATTTGTTTTTGAATAAACATCCATTAGGTCTATTAAGCCCCAAATTCAAAACCTTGATTATCGAATCTATATCTCCTACATCTGTACAGAAAACACAAGATGGTATCCATATTGAAACTAAGGACTGGCTATCAATGTCTGACTTGCTCACAAAAATTACTTGGCATTGGCACGAGCAAAAAATTTATGACAATTGGAGAAATGAACTATTTGATGTTCGAGATGAACAAGATAATAATACACTATTTTTACTCGAACGTTCCGCTTTTAGACCCTTAGGACTAAAAAGTCATGCTGTTCATTTGAATGCGTGGTTCATAGACGATGATGATTCTATCGTACATTGGATCGCTAAAAGAAGCGCTCATAAAGCTGTTAGCCCCAATAAATTAGATAATATTGCTTGTGGTGGTATTAGTGCAGGAGAATCTCCCTATACATCAATCGTAAGAGAAAGCATGGAAGAAGCTGGCATCCAAGCCAATAAATTAAAATATATTTTTAAATCAAATAGTTATTTTAGTTTTCGTAAAGTGCACAACGGTATGCACCGCGAGTATTTGCATGTCTACCATTTAAAAACTAGTAAACAACTAAACCCCAATAATATTGATGGGGAGGTAAGCTATTTTCAGAAAATGACTCATTCTGAGCTTATTAATGCTATTTTAAATGGTGAATTCATGCTCGACTCAGTCATTAGTTTATTAGATTTATGGCTTTCACTACAATGTTTTGAGCCTCATGGAAAACTAGGACAGTGGCTAAAATATTTACAAATATAA